Part of the Intestinibacillus sp. Marseille-P6563 genome is shown below.
AGCACATTGGTCGCGCGGGCGATTTTGATCCAATCGTCCTCGCTCAAATTGCCGGTCTTGAGTTTTTGCGATTCGATGAGCGCCTCACTGGCGAGGAAACGTCCGGCCAGCTGGTCTTTGCTCATTTCCAGCTGGAACACGACCACATCCTTTTTGCTGGCCTTGGCGGCATTGAGCGCAATGTTGAGCGCAAACGCCGTCTTACCCATACCGGGACGGGCCGCGACCAGAATAAGATCGGATTTGTTCAGGCCGGTGAGTGCGTGGTCAAGGTCGCGGAACCCGGTCGTGATACCCGGGATGTCACTATCCGACCGGCTACGCTCGTCGAGCTGGGCGTATAAATCCATGATAACCGATTTAATGGGGCTGAGTCCTTTGATCTCGCGCCCCTGGCGCACATTATAGATTTTCTGCTCGGCCAGCTCGGCGATGTCTGCCGCCGTGCCGCCGCCCTCGAGCGCCAGCTTTTCGATTTCCGCGCCCGCGGCTGCGATGGCGCGCAGCATGCTTTTGTCGCGCACGATGGCGGCATATTCCCGCACACCGGCTGCCGTAGGCGTTACGTCCATCAGCTGCATCAGATAGGCACGCCCGCCCGCATCGTCATACAGGCCCGCGCCTTTGAGCTGGTCGAGCACGGTTACGGCGTCGATGCGCATGGCGTTGTTGAACATCGAATAGATGGTTTCAAAAATGCGCCGGTTCTCCTCGATATAGAAATCATCCGGCCGCAGCAGTTCAATGACCTGCGGGATACATTCCGGGTCAATGAGCATGGAGCCAATCACTGCCTGTTCGGCTTCCGCACTTTGCGGCATCTGCCGCGCCAAAAGTTCATCCACGCGCTTTGACCCCCTCTCTAAAAATGGAGAATGGGTGCCCGGTTATGGTGCGCCCATTCTCAAATTTGCAAAATTTATGCTTCGATAACTTGTACGTGGATTTCGCCCGGGATCTCGGTGTACAGCTTGGCCTTGACCATGTATGTGCCAAAGGCCTTGATCGGCTCTTCCAGCACGATCTTATTCTTGGCCACTTCGATGCCGTGCTGCGCCTTGAGCGCCTCGGAGATTTCCTTGGCGGTTACAGCGCCGAACAGACGGCCGCCTGCACCGCCCTTGGCGCGCACTTCGACCTTGAGTTCCTTGAGCTTTGCCGCGATGTCGCGCGCGTTCTGCTGCTCGAGCGCAATGCGGCGCGCCTGGGCTTCGTCGGCCTGACGCTTTAAGTTGAGGTTATCAGCCGTTGCCAGATCGGCCAGGCCGCGCGGCAGCAGGAAGTTGCGGCCATAGCCTTCGCTGACCTCAATGAGGTCGCCCTTCTTACCTTTGCCCTTTACGTCTGCTTTTAAAATGACTTTCATGGTAGTTTCCTCCTAAAATTCGTCCTGCGGGCAAGCCCGCCGTTTATGTCTTATCCGGCCGGTCGTCCTCCTCCAGATATTCCTGGATGGCCTCTTGCAGCCGCGGCTCAGCGTCTTCCAACGAAACTCCGCGCAGCTGCGCCCCGGCGGAGGTAATGTTGCCGCCGCCGCCCAGCTTTTCCATGACGATCTGGACGTTGACCTGTCCAAACGAGCGTGCGGACACGATCGTATCCTCGCCCGAATGGAATGCCACAATGCTGGCGCGCACGCCAATGATACCGAGAAGCGAATCGGCGGCCTTGGCCGCGAGGGCGCGGTCTTCGATCGGCTCGTCCGAAATGGCCAGAATAATGCCGCCGCCGCAGTCATGCGCAGTGGAAATGACCTTCTGACACATCATATATTCGTCAAAGGTCGACTGGAACATCTTCTTGACGGCCACCATCTCGGCGCCTGCGCGCTTGAGGTAGGCGGCTGCTTCAAAGGTCCGCACGCCGGTCTTGATCGAAAAGCCCTTGGTATCCAGATAAATGCCAGCCAGCAGGCATTCGGCTTCTTCGCGCCGGATTTCGCTGGTCTGGACCATATATTGCAGCAATTCGGAGACCAGTTCGGACGCCGAAGAGGCATATGGTTCGTGTAAGTTGAGTGCAAAATTTTCAATATAGCTGGCCGCCCGGCGATGGTGGTCGATGACCGCTACCTTATTGATCGATTCAAGCAGCGGCGGCGACTCGACATAATCGGGCCGGTTGGTATCGACCACAATTAAGAGCGTATTGTAGTCGCACAGCACCATGGCTTCGCCCGGCTCCATGAACAGGTTTTCATTGCCTTCCACGGCTTCGATCTTATCGATCAGTTCCTGCGCCAAGGTACGGTCCCGCCGCAACACAATATTGACCGGTTTGCCATGCACCCGCACGGCGCAGGCCATACCGATTGCGGCGCCGACCGAGTCCATATCGCTCGACTGGTGACCCATGATGAGCACCCGGGACGATTCGCGAATGAGCTGCATAAGCGCATTGGCCACCACGCGCGATTTGACCTTGGTGCGTTTTTCGAGTTCCTTGGACAGACCGCCAAAAAATTCGAAATTGTATTTGGTCTTGATGACCACCTGGTCACCACCGCGGGAAAGCGCCATGTCCAGCGCCACCCCGGCAAAATGGAAGCATTCCGCAAAGGTCGCGCCGTCTTTGCCGATGCCGATGGACAGCGTCGCGATGACGCCCGACCGGCTTTGAATGGAGCGCACTTCATCGAGTACGGTAAATTTCTTGCCGGCCAGCTTGGTCAAATCGCCGTTTTCCAGTACGAAAATATACTTGTCGCGGTCATATTTGCGCAGCAGGGAACGGCTGTCCTTGGCCCATTGGGCGATCTTACGGTCGATCTCGGCCAAAATGATGGACTTTTCCGAGTCGGTCGCGTTTTTGGTCAGTTCCTCGTAGTTGTCGATCGAGATGATCGACACCACCGGTCGGCTGAGCGTATAGCGGTCCCGGCAGTGGATGTATTCGGTGCAGGGCACAAAATACAGCACGAGCAGTACTTCATCGGCCTCTTTTTCGGTCATCAGGCTGCCATAGACCCAGAAGAAATTCTGATCAATCTGCAATTCCCCTGGATATTGCCGCTTGCCTTCGGCCAGCCAATGGGTGTTAAAATCCGGCGCCAAATCATAAAACTTGACATTGGGCGCACAGTCCCACCGCCCGGTGACTTCGCAGAAGGCATCGTTGGCCCACAGGGTTTCGTTGGTCGAAGCCCGCACGATGACGGTCGGCAACGGAAAATCGATGATCGACGACCGGGTGGTCTGCCCGGCATCCAGTGTCACACTTTGCAAATACCGCATCATTTCGCTGCGGCGGCGTTTTTCCCGATGGCGATAGACCAAGTACATCAGCAGACATACCACGATGCCAATGCCGGACATAACATAGGAAACATAGGCGCAGGACAGGGAGAACACCAGGAAGATGGCAAAATAGAAGTGATATCCCGGTTGGATGATCTGTTTGAGCTTTTTGTCCACCAGGCGCGACCTCCTATCACAGGCAAATTTACAAGATACAGTATAGCATTTTGCCACCCTTCACGCAAGCGGAATGTGAAACTTCCCCAAATTCGCTCCCATCTTTACAACCTCTTGCACAATTGCCCTCGGTATGGTATGGTGGATACACAATCACAAGGAGGAAAAACCATGCAATTCCGTTTTGCGCACAACAATTTCAATGTCCGTGACCTGGACCGTTCGCTTGCCTTCTACCAGCAGGCCCTGGGGCTGACAGAGACCCGCCGTATCAACGCACCCGACGGTTCGTTTATCATCGTGTATCTGTCCGATGGTTCGACCGAGCATCTGCTGGAACTGACCTGGCTGCGTGATTGGGACCGCGCCTATAATCTGGGCGACAACGAATTTCATCTGGCACTGACTGTGGACGACTTCGACGCTGCCCACGCCCGCCACAAGGAAATGGACTGCATCTGCTTTGAAAATGCCGATATGGGCATCTACTTTATTGCAGACCCGGATGGCTACTGGGTAGAAATCGTGCCCGCTGGCGCATAATCGACCGATTTTGACCTCCCGCTTTGGTGCAAAGCGGGAGCTTTTTTATGCATGTTTTCCAAAATTTATGAAATTTAAAGTGTAACCGAATTTTTGGTGTACAAATCTACTTTTTTATGTTATAATATTTGCGGTTTTTATACGCAAACCACCCAAGCCAAATAAAGGAGGTTTATCCCATGCGAAAAAAACGGCTTGCGATTGTCGTGGTATCCATTATCGCGCTTTGTTCGGTCATGCTTCACGCTTCGGCGGCCGAAGTCATCCAGAAGGATGGCCTCGTATATGTCCCGGACCATTCGGTCTTTTTTGCGGACGTCGATGAACACTTTACCTGGGCGGTACAGCCGGTCGATTACCTGGCCAACCATCAGGTGGTCAGCGGTACCGACAACCTGATTTACAGCCCGGCAGAGGAACTGACCCGCGCCGATTTTGTGACCATGCTCACCCGTGCCTATTCGATGAATGATTATGTCGGCGGCGGCAGCTTTGCCGATGTCCCGGAAGATGCCTATTACAGCGATGCGGTCAGTGCTGCCAAGAACCTGGGCATTGTCGCAGGCGATGAGGACGGCAACTTCCATCCCACCCAGCCGCTGACCCGGCAGGATGCCATGGTCATGCTGCGGCGCACGTTGGACAAGACCGGGCTTTCCTTCCCGGATGGTGACCTGTCGGCCTTCTCGGATGCCGATTCGGTTGCTTCTTACGCCCAGGCCGATGTCGCTGCTCTGGCCAAGGCTGGCATCATCAGCGGCTCGGACGGCAAACTGAACCCCACTTCGTCGGTCACCCGTGCCGAAATGGCGGTCATGCTGTACCGCGCCATGATGCTGGAAGACGACGGTGAGGGCAATCCGGTCTATGTTGCGCGTTCCAATGTCGTCAACCTATGTATCGGTGATACATTCTACGCCAATGTGGTCATTGAAAACGCGACCGAGGGCCAGACCTATGCCGGCCTTTACACCTGTGTCGAGATGACCGGCGAAGGTGAGGACTTCACCGCGACGCTGGGCGATGCGCGTGCGCTCGACCAGCAGATCACCTGGACCGACGGGGTGCTGAGCATCAACGGCGAAGCGGTCACGGTCGCGGAGGACTGCGATGCGATCTGTGTCCATCCGTACGGCTCCATTTCGGGCGGTCTGACATCGACCGGCGGCGAATACAAGAGCGCGGCCGTATCTCTGGTGGACGGCGTGGTCACGGCAGTTTACTACACCAAGTAAAACAAAAAGAGCTGGCAAAATGCCAGCTCTTTTTCATGGCAAAATTGCAAAAAACACCCTGCCCAGCGGGACAGGGTGTTTCTGGTTTCTTTATTAGCCAACCGCGTTGAGCTTCAGAGTCATTGCGCTCTTCTTGTTGGAGGCAGCATTCTTGTGCATAAGATGCTTTGCAGCAGCCTTATCCACCGCCTTAACGGCAGCCTTGTAAGCAGCCTCGGCCGCGGCCTTGTCACCGCTGACGATCGCCGCGTCAAACTTCTTGAGAACGGTCTTCAGCGCGCTCTTCGCCATCTGGTTCTGCATCGCCTTTACCTTGGTGACCTTGACACGCTTCTTTGCAGACTTAATATTCGGCATTCCGATCCACCTCCTTATCATTATCGAGTCATCAGTATTTATAATACTATCATCTTTTCCGCAAAAAAGCAAGCATTATTTTTCTCTTTTTGTAATAATTCTTGTTTTCCCCGCAAAGGCTACCGGAAAAAGGAGCTGATGCACGATGAACCACGCTTACCGCACCGACCTGGCCATGGAATCGCTGGAAATGAGCCGCCGTCAGGCGCAGAATGCCGGCGCGCTTTCGGGCGTGCGCAGCCGCGAGAGGGAAATCGAAGGATTTTCGGTCACTTCGGTCGAGATCCTCGACGAACAGGGCGCGGCCCAGATCGGCAAACCAGTCGGGATCTATGAAACCTTCTGTCTGGATGCCCTGATGCGCCGCGAAGAGGATGCCTTCCCGCGCGCCTGTCGCGCACTGGCCGATCTGACACGTGGGCTGCTGCCCGAACATGCGGACGGCCCAGCCCTTGTGATCGGTTTGGGTAATCGCCAAATCACCCCCGACGCTGTCGGGCCGCGCGCGGCCGACTATATCATCGCCACCCGCCACCTGACCACTCAGGCGCCCGAATATTTTGCTTCCTGGCGGCCGGTTTCAGCCCTCGCCCCCGGCGTGCTGGGACAGACCGGTGTGGAGGTCGGCGAACTGCTCGCCGCCGTGGCAAAGGCCGTGCAGCCGTCGGTCATCCTGGCCGTCGATGCCCTGGCCGCCGGCAGCTTGACCCGACTCAGCCGCACGGTCCAGCTGACCAATGCCGGCATCGTGCCCGGTTCGGGCGTGCACAACGCCCGCGCGGCACTCAACGAGCAGACGCTCGGCGTGCCGGTCATCGCGCTGGGCGTGCCCACGGTGGTGGATGGCGCGACCCTAGTCGCCGAGCTGACCGGCGGCAAGGCGGTGCCGCCCGACGCTGCCCCGCTCATCGTCACCACCCGCGACATCGACCGCGAAGTGGCCGACGTGTCGCGCCTGATCGGATATGCGCTCAATCTGGCGCTCCAGCCCGACCTGAGCCCGAAAGACATCGACTTATATCTGTCATAACTGCGCCTGCCCTTCCATACAATAGAAGCAGCACAAAATGAGGGGGGCAGAGCCATGAAACGACATCCATCCAGACGGCGCAGCGGCATTGCTGTCCCCGCTTTCTTATGCCTGCTGTTTGCGGCTGTCCTGCTGCTGGGCAGTCGGGCAGGGGGCGATGCGTTTGCCCAGAAAATTCTGGGCGAACTCGCGCAAAATGAAACCTTTGTTTCGGGTGCCTTTGCACTGGGCACCGGGCAATATCCCGGAGAAACCAGTGTCCACGCACCTCGCACCGCGACCGCTGGACTGGAACAGGAGCCGACCGACGAAGATTTGGCCGAACTGGATATGGCAATGGAAAACGCCGGACTGGAACCACAGGCTCCGGCGTCGTCCGAACCAGAGGAAATCCCCGAAGTCAAAGTCAACAATCAATCGGGGCTAGACTTTGATTTAAACGCCATGCTGCAAAACCCCAAGACCATCACAGCCACCGATGACGGCCCGCAGGTTCTGGTCTATCATACCCATGCGACCGAAGCCTATACGCCGTCGGGCTCGGATACCTACGAGGCGTCCGGCGATGCGCGCACACTGGACACCAACCAGAACGTCGTGCGGGTGGGCACCGAACTTTGCAAGGTGCTCGAAGAACGCGGCATCAAGACCGTCCACCTGACCGACCTTAACGACTATCCTTCCTATAACGGCTCGTATGGCGAGTCGCTGCGCAACGTACAGGCGGCGCTCGAAAAATATCCCACGGTCAAAATGACCATTGATGTGCACCGCGACGCCATCCTGGCCGACGACGGCACCAAATACAAGCTTGCCTGCGAGCAGAACGGCCAGACGGTCGCCCAGCTGATGCTGGTCATGGGCACCAACGCGAGCGGTCTGGAGTTCGACGACTGGAACGAGCATCTAAACTATGCCGTCACCTTGCAGTCGCAGCTGAACGCCGACCATCCGGGGCTGATGCGCTCGATCAACCTGCGCAAACAGCGCTTCAATCTGCATCTGACCACCGGTTCCATGCTGCTCGAAGTCGGCTCGTCGGGCAATACCTTGCAGGAAGCGCTGGCATCCGTCCGCCTGTTCGGGGATACGCTGGCCACCTATCTGGGCGCGCCCAAATCCTGAATAATTCGCGCTCCTTTGGAGAACCTACCTCCAAAGGAGCGATTTTTTATGCCTGTCCTCAAACTCACGTGCTCGCTGCGTGAAAATCTTGCGGCGATGAAAGCACTCTTTCAGGGCGACAATACCTTTGTCACCCGCGAAACCGAAAGCCCGTCCGGGCTGCGCTGCGCGGTCTTTTTTATCGACGGCATGGTCAACAATCTGGCCATCAACCAGAGCATCATCCGCCCGCTCGTGGCCTATGAGCATCCCACGGCGGACGCCGACCTGCTCGCACACACAGTCATCCAAATCAACGACAGCAAGGTCGTGCCCGACGAACAGCAGATGCTCTCGGCCCTGCTCTACGGCGATACGGTCATTTTGACCGAGGGCGACGCCCGCCCCGTGGTGGTCAACACCAAGGGCTTTTCGGTGCGCTCGGCGACCGAGCCGGACAACGAGCGCGTGCTACGCGGCCCGCGCGAGGGCTTCACCGAAGCGTTTATGCCCAATCTAGCCCTCATCCGGCGGCGGCTCAATGACCCCCGGCTCAAATTTTCCTTTTCCCGCATGGCTGGGCGCACCAACACGGTGGTCTGCTTATGTTACCTCGAAGGCGTGACCGAAGCCGGTCTGGTGGAGGAAACCCGCCGCCGGCTCGATACCCTGTCGCTTGATGGCATTTTGGATGCCAACTATATCTCAGAAACCATCCGCGACGGACGGTTTTCCCCCTTCCCTACCCTAGGCACGACCGAGCGACCCGATGTGGTTGTGGCCCGCCTGCTCGAAGGGCGGCTGGCCATTCTGGTGGACGGCACCCCGGTCGCGCTGACCGCGCCCTGCATCTTGCAGGAATGCTTGCAGGCCAACGATGACTACTATCTGCCCACGCCCCAGGCCGGGCTGGCGCGCGTGCTGCGCTCGGTCGGGTTTTTGCTGTCCATTGCCGTTCCGGCGCTCTATGTGGCGCTGCTCTACTACCACGCCGAACTGTTCCCCACCCGGATGCTGCTGGCCATTGCGGCGGCGCAGAAAGGCGTCCCCCTGCCGCCCCTGTGGGAGATTTTCACCCTTTTGATTGTGTTTGAAATTTTGAAAGAAGCCGGGACGCGCACACCGGGCGTCATCGGCTCGACCATGTCGATCGTGGGCGGCCTGGTGCTCGGCCAATCGGCGGTCACGGCCCGGCTGATTTCGGCCCCTGCGGTCATTATCGTGGCGGTCGCGGCTGTGACCGGGTTAGCTTCGCCCAAATTGCAGGCCGCGGCGCTCACGCTGCGCTTTTTGCTGCTGCTGTCGGCTGCCTTTTTCGGGCTGTATGGGTTGGTATTCGGCTTGTCGCTGGTGCTGCTGCACCTGTGCGCCCTGCATTCGTTCGGCACGCCGTATCTGCTCAATCTGCTGCCGCGCGTGCATGCACACACCGAAGACCGCTGGTGGCGTGTCAGCTGGCGGAAGATGCACAGCCGCCGCTTTCTGGCGCGAAAGGAGAAGCCATGAGACGGTATCTTGCTTTGCTGCCCCTGTTCTGTCTGCTCAGCGGCTGTTATGCGGACGGCAACCACCGGGTGGAGATCAATCAGGACGCCGGACAGATTTTGCCCGTGTCGGCACTGGCCATCGACCAGCATGACAACGGTTATCAGATGACCGTGGAAAGCATCCGGCAGGACAGCTTAGACGGCGACGCCCAGCCGGCCTATTTCACCGTGGAAGCAGCCGATTTTGACGCGCTGTTCGACCGCGCCGACAAGCTGCTGGCCAGCCGCCTGTACCTGAGTCATGCGCTGGTGATCGTGGTGAGCGAACCACTCGCGCAAAACGACCTGTCCGCCCTGGTCGGAAGCCTGCTGGCCCGGCCGGATGCCCGGCTGACGCTGCGCATCGCGGTGGCACAGAACGCCACTCCCGACCAGATTTTGCGCGCCGAGTCCATTACCGACGGCATCCCCGGTCTGGCTCTGGCCGCGCTGCTCGATGAGCGCGCGACCGACGGCACCCTGGCCGACAGTCCGCTGTTCCGCATTCTGGACTGGCAGGCCAGCGGACAGGCCTTTTCCCTGCCCGTGCTCACCCCCAATCTGGACGGGCATACCGCCCCGGGCGGCAGCATCGAGATCTCCCCAGGAGGTGACGCCCATGCGTGATACCGTTTTCCCGCGCTGGCAGGGCGCGTTTTTGGCGATTTTCCTGCTGGCGGGCAGTTTTTATGTCCCGGCCACCCCGGAAGCTATCTGGTCACTCGTCTGGGGGACGCTGCTGGCGGCGGCTGTGGTGTTTTTGTTCCTGCGTTGGCTGCTGCACTGCGATGCGCGGGACTTTGAAAGCCTGTGCCGCGCCCACCTGCCCCGTCCGGTGCAGGTCGTGCTGTTTACCGCCGTCGGACTTTGTGCGCTGGCAGCCATCGCGCAATCGCTCCTCCGTCTGTCCGGCTTCTGGCAGGCGACCGCCTTCCCCGGTCTGCCGCGCTGGGTGACAGCCGCCGTACTGCTCGGTGTGGGCTGGTGTGCCGGGCGGCGCGGCCGCACCGCGGTCGCCATGTGGGCCTATCCGACCGTGTTTCTCATTTCACTGACACTGGCTGTGTCGCTGCTGGTCACCCTGCCCGACTGCTCGCCTGCATATCTCGTGCAAGCCGTGCGGCGTATCACCCTGCCCGGCGCCCCCACCTGGCAGTTCCTTCCCCTACTGCTGCCGCTTTTGCTGTGCACCCAGACCCGCCGCTTGCCCTCCACCCGCGCGTGTACGCGTGGGATTCTGCTGGGCGGGGCCGGACTCATCTTACTGACGCTGCGCGCCTGGCTGCTGCTCGGCGCAGGCGCCCAGGCGCTGCCCTACCCGGTCTTTTCAGCGGCCGGCCTGTTTTCGGTCGGGGATTTCTTACAGCGCGGCGAAGTGGTGTTTGGCTGTGTACTCGCCCTGTGCGAAGCGGTGCGAGTGGCGCTGCTCGTGACCCTGGCCCGCGAGATGGGACGCGCCATTTTCGCAAAAAAAGACCGGTCCCCCGCCCCAAAGGACGGAAAACCGGTCCAGGAATCTTAGTTTTTCAAGCTGTGGATAGGCGCCGGGATGCGTCCGCCGCGGTGGATGAACTTGGCGGGCGAATGGGTGGATACCGGCATGATGGGCGCCGAACCCAGCAGGCCGCCGAATTCCACGCTGTCGCCGACCTTCTTGCCGATGGCCGGGATGACGCGCACGGCCGTGGTCTTGGTGTTGACTACGCCGATGGCGATTTCGTCGGCGATCAGACCCGAGATGACCTCGGCCGAGGTATCGCCCGGCACAGCGACCATATCGATACCAACCGAGCAAACAGCGGTCATGGCTTCCAGCTTTTCCATGCTCAGAACGCCTGCGTTCACGGCTGCAATCATGCCTTCGTCCTCGGAAACCGGGATGAACGCGCCCGACAGGCCGCCGACGTTGGAGGATGCCATAACGCCGCCCTTCTTGACCGCGTCGTTGAGCATAGCCAAAATCGCGGTCGTACCGCAGCAGCCGCAGGTCTCCAGACCGACTTCCTCCAGAATGCGGGCCACCGAGTCGCCAACCGCCGGGGTCGGGGCCAGCGACAGATCGACGATGCCGAACGGCACGCCCAGCCGTTCGCTCGCGATCGAGCCGACCAGCTGACCCATACGGGTGATCTTGAACGCGGTCTTTTTGATGATTTCAGCCACTTCGCCGATCGAGCAGTTGCCCGCGCGGCGGATGGCAGCCTGTACCACGCCCGGGCCGGATACGCCGACGTTCAGGACGGTTTCCGGCTCGCCGATGCCGTGGAACGCGCCTGCCATGAACGGGTTGTCGTCCACCGCATTGGCAAATACGACCAGCTTGGCACAGCCCATAGACTGATTATCCTTGGTCATCTCCGCGGTTGCCTTGATGATGTGACCCATCAGGCTGATGGCATCCAGGTTGATGCCTGCCTTGGTGGACGCCACGTTGACCGACGAGCAGACGTTGTTGGTTACAGCCAGCGCTTCGGGGATGGAGTTTAACAGCACTTCGTCGCCCTTGGCGAAGCCCTTCTGCACCAGAGCCGAAAAGCCTCCGATAAAGTTGACGCCCGTGGTCTCTGCCGCACGGTCGAGCGCCTTGGCGATGGGCACATAGCTGAGCGCCGAGGTGGTCGCGCCGACCATGGCGATGGGTGTGACCGAAATGCGCTTGTTGATGATCGGGATACCCAGTTCGCGCTCGATCGATTCGCCGGTTGCCACCAGCTTTTCGGCGCGGCGGGTGATCTTATCGTAAATCTTGTCGCAGAGCACATGGATGTCATCCGAGGCCAGATCGCGCAGCGAAATGCCCATGGTAATGGTACGGATGTCCAGATGCTCCTCCTCGATCATTTTGATGGTTTCGAGGATGTCGCGGGTGTTAATCATTGCCACTGTTCTGTTCCCCCATTAAATTCGATGCATGGCGTTGAAGATGTCCTCATGCATGGTGTGGATCTTCATGCCAAGCGCTTCGCCGTCCTTGTCGAGCAGGTCGGCCAGGGTGGTGAAATCGACCGTACATTTGTCAATGCCCACCAGCATGACCATGGCGAACATGTCCTCCATAACGTTCTGCGAGATGTCGACGATGTTCACGTCGTGCTGGTACAGGGTATCGGAAATCTTGGCGATGATCCCGGTGCGGTCTTTGCCGACCACGGTGATGACTGCGCGCATAAATGTTACCTCCAAAGCATTGAAAAAAATCTATTCTTCTGCCGACAAAACGTCGGTCAAAATCGGGTTGGAAACCAAAAATCCGGACTCGGTCAGGCGCCAGCGCCCGGCTTGCCGTTTGGTAAGTCCCGGCTTCTCATAGCGCGCAAGCATGCGCGCAAAGGGCGCAAAGGGCTGCCCAAAGCGGGCTTCAAATTCTTTCGGTGACACGCCGTCCGACGTGCGCAGAGTGAGCATCAGATATTCGAGCGCCGGGGAAAAGCCCTCCACGTCCTCCTCGGTCGTGGGCGGCACGCCGCGCACAAAATCCTCCACGCTGCGGCCATAGGCAAACCGCTTGCCATTGAGCAGTGAATGGGCCGACGGCCCAATCCCCAAATATTCGGACAAATCCCAATACCGGGCATTGTGACGGGCGCGAAAGCCCGGTTTGGCCCAGTTGGAAATCTCGTAATGCTCAAATCCCTCGCGCTCGAGCAGGCGGCACAGGGACATGTACATATCCGCCTGCGCATCCTCGTCCGGCAGGGTAGGATGCTCCAAGAAAAGCGGCGTGCCCTCCTCGAGTTTGAGGGCATAGACCGACAGATGGGCGGGGTTTAACTCCAGCAGCGCCCGGGCCGACTGCCAAAGCTGCCCTTCGGTCTGGCCGGGCAGACCGTACATCAAATCGAGCGACAGGTTGAAAAACCCGGCCGCCTGCGCCCGCCGGATAGCATCCACAGCCTGTGCAAAACTGTGCCGTCGGCCAAGTCGGCGCAGCTCGCCCTCGTCGGCCGACTGCACACCGACCGACAGGCGGTTGACGCCCGCTCGATGCAGCGCATCCAGCAAGGATTCGTCCATGCTGTCCGGGTTGCACTCGACCGTAATCTCAGCGTCCGGCGCAATGGCAAACGCCCCTCGCGCGGCATCCAGCACGCGGACGAGCCGCGCGTCGCCCAAAAGCGAGGGCGTGCCGCCGCCAAAATAGACGGTATCGACCGTGTAGTCCGCGCACGTTGCGCCCCAGTCCCGGATGCTGCGGCACAGGGCCTCGGTGTAGGCTTCCATCTGCTCGTCCCCGGCCGCAAACGAATAAAAATCGCAGTAGCGGCACTTGGATGCGCAGAACGGCACGTGCAGATACAGCCCCAGTGTCTTTATCATTCTTCGTCCAGCTTGAGGACGGCCATGAAGGCCTCGGTCGGCACCTGAACGGTACCCAGCGAGCGCATCTTCTTCTTGCCTTCCTTCTGCTTTTCGAGCAGCTTCTTTTTACGGGTGATGTCGCCGCCGTAGCACTTGGCCAGCACGTCCTTACGCATGGCCTTGACCGTTTCGCGGGCGATAACC
Proteins encoded:
- the hemW gene encoding radical SAM family heme chaperone HemW, translated to MIKTLGLYLHVPFCASKCRYCDFYSFAAGDEQMEAYTEALCRSIRDWGATCADYTVDTVYFGGGTPSLLGDARLVRVLDAARGAFAIAPDAEITVECNPDSMDESLLDALHRAGVNRLSVGVQSADEGELRRLGRRHSFAQAVDAIRRAQAAGFFNLSLDLMYGLPGQTEGQLWQSARALLELNPAHLSVYALKLEEGTPLFLEHPTLPDEDAQADMYMSLCRLLEREGFEHYEISNWAKPGFRARHNARYWDLSEYLGIGPSAHSLLNGKRFAYGRSVEDFVRGVPPTTEEDVEGFSPALEYLMLTLRTSDGVSPKEFEARFGQPFAPFARMLARYEKPGLTKRQAGRWRLTESGFLVSNPILTDVLSAEE